The nucleotide sequence TTCGCGGTGTGCTGGCAGGCTTTTCCCTGGACGAGACCATCCTGGCCACCGCCGTCGACGGGTTTCACCGCAGTCACCGCTACCAGGTGGTCGGCGATGCCGTGGCCTGCCGGCAGCTAAGTACGGGCGATGCCGCCGCCTACAAGCATGCGGTGGTGAATGTCATCGGGAATTTTGCTACAATTCATGTCAGCGCCGAACTGATCAGAACCAGCGGCGCCGTTGCGGTGTAGGCGGCCGCCATCGGCGGATGGGGTGAGAATTGTCACGGGGAGAAGAGCTCAAGGAGCTGGCGAGCGATTTGTCGCGGGCCGCCGAGGCGGCGCGACGCCTCGGTTTGCCTACGACGGTCTATCTGCTGTCGATGGCGCTGGTGGAAGTGAGGGAGGCTGCCGCCGTACACGATGGGGATGACGACAGCGCAGCTTGAGAGCCTCCCGGTTTACACGCCAGCTTTACAAGCCACTTGTGTGCGGCTTTGTGCATCGCTGCTGAGCGCTTGCTGCCGACGAATTGGCGTTGCAAGTTTTGCCTCGGCGCAATAGCCAAGTGATCACGTTGGCCGCGCCGGCGACGTGACGACCTAAGGGATCCCTGCAAATGTCCATGCTGCCCAATTCGCAAGAAGCCCGCGATGTGGCCTACCAGCTCCATGCCTATACCAACGCGCGCGCCCATCAGCAGGCCGGCCCCCTGGTGATCGAGCGCGGTGAGGGTCCCTACGTGTTCGACGCGGCGGGCAAGCGCTATTTCGAGGCGATGGCGGGCCTGTGGAGCGTCGGGCTCGGCTTCAACGAAAAGCGGCTGGTCGAGGCCGCGCACAAGCAGATGCAGGCGCTGCCGTTCTACCACACCTTCTCCGCCAAATCGCACGGGCCCTCGATCGACCTCGCCGAGAAGCTGGTCGCGCTCGCGCCTGTGCCGATGAGCAAGGTGTTCTTCACCAATTCCGGGTCGGAAGCGAACGACACGGTGCTGAAGCTGATCGCCTACCGCTCCAATTCGCTCGGCCAGCCGCAGCGCAAGAAGATCATCAGCCGCATGCGCGCCTATCACGGCGTCACCATCGCCTCCGCCAGCCTCACGGGCCTGCCGAACAATCACCGCTCGTTCGACCTGCCGCTGCCCAACATCCTGCACACCGGCTCGCCGCATTTCTACAAGGACGGCGCGCCAGGGGAGAGCGAGGAGGCGTTCGCGACGCGGCGGGCCGAGGAGCTCGACGCGCTGATCCAGAAGGAGGGGCCGGAGACGATCGCGGCCTTCTTCGGCGAGCCGGTGATGGGGGCGGGCGGCGTGATCGTGCCGCCGGCGACCTATTGGGACAAGATCCAGAAGGTCCTGAACAAGTACGACATCCTGCTGGTCGCCGACGAAGTGATTTGCGGCTTCGGCCGCACCGGCAAGATGTTCGGCTGCGAGACCTATGGCATCAAGCCCGACGTGATGGTGGTCTCCAAGCAGATCACCTCGAGCTATTTCCCGTTCTCGGCGATCCTGATGAACGACAAGATGTTCGAGCCGATCGCCGACGAGAGCAACAAGATCGGCGTGCTTGGCCACGGCTTCACCGCGGGCGGCCATCCGGTCGGCTCGGCCGTCGCGCTGGAAAACCTCAAGATCATCGAGGAGCGCGGCCTGGTCGCGCATGCCGCCGAGCTCGGCGGCTACATGCAGGGCCGCTTGCGCGAGCTCACCAGCCATCCGCTGGTCGGGGAGGTCCGCGGCGTCGGCATGATCGCGGCGATCGAGCTCGTGCTCGACAAGGGTCGCAAGACGGCAGCGGCGACGCCCGGTGCCGTCGGCGGTATCGCCAGCCGCATGCTCCAGGAGCGCGGCGTGATCTCCCGCAACATGCTGGACGCCATCGCCATCTGCCCGCCGATGATCGTCACCAAGGCCCAGATCGACGAGCTGGTCGCTGCGATTTCGGGCGTGCTGGATGACATGAAGGTGGAAGTGGCGAAGCTGACGCCGGCGTAAGGAGCTCTCGCTTTGCCTGGCGATCGGTCTAACTCCGTCGCCCTGAGGCGGCCGCTTCTACAGCGGCCCTCGAAGGGTGACGGCCCGGCGGAGGCCGCGGGGCCGTTCATCCTTCGAGGCTCGCCACGCTACGCGTAGCTCGCACCTCCAGGATGACGGTTTAGCAATTACGCCCGCTGAACCCCGATCACGCGGCCTTTCTCGATCGCGAGCGCCAGCTCACCGCGCTTGAGCTTCAAGGCGGCATCGCCGAACAGCTCGCGTCGCCAGCCGCGCAAAGCGGGGACGTCGGCCTCGTCGTCGGCTGCGATCTCCTCGAGATCGTCGACGGTGGCGATCACCTTGCTGGCGACCGCATGACGTTCCGCCGTCATGCGCAGCAGCACCTTCAACAGCTCGACGGTCGCGGCGCCATTGTTGTTGTTGCGCGGCTTCTCCAGCTTCGGCAGCGTCGAGAAATCCCGCGCCAGGCCGCGCTCGACCGCGGCGACGATATCCGCGCCCCATTTGGATTTCTCAAACCCCTTCGGCACGGAGCGCAGGTTTGCGAGCTTCTCCAGCGTGTTCGGCGCGTGGGTGGCGATGTCGCTGACGGCCTCGTCGCGCAGCACGCGGCCGCGCGGCACGTCGCGGCTCTGCGCTTCCTGCTCGCGCCAGGCGGCGACCTCCATCAGGACGGCGAGGTCCTTCGGCTTGCGCACCCGCGTCTTGAGCCGTTCCCAGGCCCGCTCGGGGTGGAAGTCGTAGGTGCGGGGCGAGGTCAGAACCTCCATCTCGATCGAGACCCATTCGCTGCGGCGCCGCTTCTTGAGATCGGCATCGAGCGCGGCGAACACGTCGCGCAAATGCGTGACGTCGGACACTGCGTAATGCATCTGCTCCTTGGTCAGCGGCCGCCGCGACCAGTCGGTGAAGCGGTGGGTCTTGTCCGGGCGGTGGCCGGTGACCTTCTCGACCAGCGCGTCATAGGCGATGCTGTCGCCATAGCCGAGCACCATGGCCGCGACCTGGGTGTCGAACACCGGGTGCGGGATGATATTGGCCTGGTGCCAGATGATTTCGATGTCCTGGCGGGCGGCGTGAAAGACCTTCAGCACGCTCTCGTTGCCCATCAGCTCGAAGAACGGCTTGAGGTCAATGCCTGCGGCCAGGGTGTCGATGACGATCGCTTCCTCGGGGCTGGCCATCTGCACCACGCACAGCAGCGGGTAATAGGTGGTTTCGCGCAGGAACTCGGTATCGACGGTAATGACGGGGTGCTTGGCCAGCCGGCTGCAGGCAGCCGCGAGGTCAGCGGTGGTGGTAATCAAATCCATGAACGGCCCATGACGAGATCATCAGCCGTTCTGCCGAAAGCGCTGTGATGTCAAGGGGCTTGGAGCGAATTCGAGCCTTGCATTTGGGCCGGAATCGCGTGCGAAGGCCAAAATTCCTATTCGTAGCGGACCCGCTGCGAGGATTTCCGGGCACACGGCAGGGCCACCACGAGCACGCACATGGCGACCAGAGCCAGTCCCAGGAACTCAAAAACCAGCAGATCCACGGCAAATTCCCCCAAAAGCATTGCTAGACTTGTCTGGGGTGCGTTGAGGGTCTGTTAATTCTCGTGGTTAGCGGCGGGAGGGCGGGCCGGATGGTAGACGAAGGGTTAACGGGGCGGGGGCCTACCTTCACGTCGTCAGTTTCGGTAACGCTGCGGCGAGGGTGTTCACGGCGGCGCGGACCTTTGGCGGCAGGCGGGGTGAACGCGGCCAAAGCGCGTGGCAGTCGTAGAGGAATTCGGGCTGGCCCGTGAAGAGATCGACCAGCGCGCCCGTGTTGAGGCGCTCGCGGACCAGCCAATAAGGCAGCCAGGCGAGCCCCATGCCCTGCGTAGCGGCATCGGCGATTGCCTCCATATCGTCGAGCCTCAGCCTACCCGACGGCATGATCTCGCGCGGAGGCTGGTCGCCCAGCGGAAACAACCATGGCCGGACACGGCCCGAGCGGCGATAGATGATCGCTTGATGGGCGGAGAGATCGTCGATCGATCTCGGCTTGCCGTTGGCGCGCAGATAAGAGCGTGCACCGCACACCACCATGCGCTGGCTTGCGATGCGCCGCGTGATCAGGCCGGACTGGTCGTCGAGATCACCGGTCCGGATCGCAAGATCATAGCCAGCCTCGACGATGTCGGCGATCGGATCGCCGAAGGCGAGGTCGAGCTCGAGATGCGGATGTTTGCGTGCCAGCTTCAACAGCAAGGGCGCGATGCAGTGCCGTCCCAGCAGGGCCGGCATGGTCACGCGCAGCCTGCCACGCGGCTCGGACAATTCGTCGGTCGCGACGGCATCGGCGGCTTCGGCCTCGCTGAGCACCGCGCGACAGCGTTCGTAATAGGCCTGGCCAGCCTCGGTCAGGCTCTGGCGCCGCGTGGTGCGGTTGAGGAGGCGCACGCCGAGCCGCTCTTCGAGGAAGCGGACGTGCTTGCCGACCATCGGTCCTGACATCTCCAGGGCGTCGGCCGCGGCCGCGAACGAGCCGAGATCGACAGCCCGGACGAACACGGCCATGCTGGTCAGGCGGTCCTTGATTGAAAACTCCTGGTTTCGACTGTCTGCCTATTCGGGTGATTTATCCGCTTCTGCGGGACCGGCATAGCTCCATTCAGCTCAACTGTTTTGGAGTGTATCCATGGCTCGCGTCGTTCGCCTTCATCAACATGGCGGTCCCGAAGTGCTGCGCATCGAGACGGTCGATGTCCCGCCGCCGGCGAAGAGCGAGGTCCAGATCCGGATCAAGGCGCTCGGGCTCAACCGTGCCGAAGCCTTGCTGCGGAGAGGGACCTATATCGAAACCGCGACATTTCCATCGGGCCTTGGTCTGGAGGCGGCAGGCCTCGTCGAGGCCGTGGGTGAAGGCGTCGCCGACTTTGTGGCAGGCGATGCCGTGAGCATCGTGCCGCCGCTGTCGATGGTGCGATGGCCGGCCTATGCCGAACTCGCGACGTTTCCGGCCGAGCTCGTCGTGAAGCATCCGCCGGAGCTTGGTTTCGAGACGGCGGCCGCGGTGTGGATGCAATATCTTACGGCCTACGGCGCTCTCGTCGATATTGCTGGCCTCGGGCGTGGCGACGTGGTTGCCATCACGGCCGCATCGAGCAGTGTCGGGCTTGCCGCAATCCAGATCGCCAACCGGATCGGCGCTGTTCCGGTCGCTCTGACCCGGACCTCGGTCAAGCGGCGCGCCTTGCGCGATGTCGGCGCCGCCCACGTGATCGCCTCGGACGAGGAGGACATCGAAGCGCGGCTCGCGGAGATTGCTGGTGCAAACGGCGTCCGGGTTGTGTTCGACGCTGTCGGCGGTCCGGCATTCGAGCCGCTGACCGCGGCGATGTCACCGGGCGGCGTCCTGATCGAGTATGGTGGACTAAGTCCCGCGCCGACGCCATTTCCCCTGGCCAACGTGCTCAGCAAGAGCCTGATGCTGCGCGGCTACCTCGTACACGAGGTCATCCGCGATCCCGCGCGTCTTGCGGGGGCGAAGGCGTTTATTCTCGACGGGCTGTCGGACGGCACCTTGAAGCCGATCATCGCCAGGACGTTTCAGTTCGACGAGATCGTCGAGGCGCATCGCTTCCTGGAGTCGAATACGCAGTTCGGGAAGATCGTGGTGACGATCTGAGCCGGCCAGTCCAAACGCATTCGGCGCCCCGCATGACGGAGCGCCGATGTTCGTTGCCGTTCAGCCGCCCTTACGGCAGCTTCAACGACGTTTCCGCATTGTAAGGCTTCAGCGTCTCATCGGCGGCCTTCTGGGCGGCGGCGAGGGCTTCCTTCGGCTGCTTCTTGCCGTTGAGGACCAGCATCACCTCATCCTCGAGGTTCTTGCGGACAGGGACCGTCTTGTAGGTCGCGAACCAGGGCTTTGCGACGTCGAGCTGCTCGACGGCGGTCTTGGCGTCCGGGTTCTTGTTCAGGAAGTCGACCATGTCAGGTGTCTTGTACGCCGCCATGTTGGGCGCGAAATAGCCGGTGGCGCGGCTCCACCAGCCGCTCTTCTCGGGCGAGGTCATCCACTTGATCAGCGTCCAGGCAGCCTTCTGCTTGTCGGCTTCGAGCCCGGCCGGAACGATCAGCGAGGCGCCGCCGATCGGCACGGCGTTGCGGACGTTGCGCGGGATGAACGCGACCTTGTAGGCGAACTTGGCGTTGTCGCGCACATAGGTGAGCGAGCCCGTCGACAGCATCATCATCGCGGCATTGCCGGAGATGAAGGAGGTGCTGACGGCCGGACCGGGCGTCGCGCCGGGGGCGTGGACCTTGTGCTTATAGACGAGGTCGTTCCACCAGGAGAGCGCGCCGAGCATCGAGGGCGTGTCGTAATAGACCTCGCCGCCGAACTCCTCGTTGTAGTAACGCCCGCCATTGGACATGGTGAGCGTTTCCATCATCCAGCCGCAATAGTCATAGGCG is from Bradyrhizobium xenonodulans and encodes:
- a CDS encoding aspartate aminotransferase family protein, with the translated sequence MSMLPNSQEARDVAYQLHAYTNARAHQQAGPLVIERGEGPYVFDAAGKRYFEAMAGLWSVGLGFNEKRLVEAAHKQMQALPFYHTFSAKSHGPSIDLAEKLVALAPVPMSKVFFTNSGSEANDTVLKLIAYRSNSLGQPQRKKIISRMRAYHGVTIASASLTGLPNNHRSFDLPLPNILHTGSPHFYKDGAPGESEEAFATRRAEELDALIQKEGPETIAAFFGEPVMGAGGVIVPPATYWDKIQKVLNKYDILLVADEVICGFGRTGKMFGCETYGIKPDVMVVSKQITSSYFPFSAILMNDKMFEPIADESNKIGVLGHGFTAGGHPVGSAVALENLKIIEERGLVAHAAELGGYMQGRLRELTSHPLVGEVRGVGMIAAIELVLDKGRKTAAATPGAVGGIASRMLQERGVISRNMLDAIAICPPMIVTKAQIDELVAAISGVLDDMKVEVAKLTPA
- the rnd gene encoding ribonuclease D; the protein is MDLITTTADLAAACSRLAKHPVITVDTEFLRETTYYPLLCVVQMASPEEAIVIDTLAAGIDLKPFFELMGNESVLKVFHAARQDIEIIWHQANIIPHPVFDTQVAAMVLGYGDSIAYDALVEKVTGHRPDKTHRFTDWSRRPLTKEQMHYAVSDVTHLRDVFAALDADLKKRRRSEWVSIEMEVLTSPRTYDFHPERAWERLKTRVRKPKDLAVLMEVAAWREQEAQSRDVPRGRVLRDEAVSDIATHAPNTLEKLANLRSVPKGFEKSKWGADIVAAVERGLARDFSTLPKLEKPRNNNNGAATVELLKVLLRMTAERHAVASKVIATVDDLEEIAADDEADVPALRGWRRELFGDAALKLKRGELALAIEKGRVIGVQRA
- a CDS encoding LysR family transcriptional regulator, with the translated sequence MAVFVRAVDLGSFAAAADALEMSGPMVGKHVRFLEERLGVRLLNRTTRRQSLTEAGQAYYERCRAVLSEAEAADAVATDELSEPRGRLRVTMPALLGRHCIAPLLLKLARKHPHLELDLAFGDPIADIVEAGYDLAIRTGDLDDQSGLITRRIASQRMVVCGARSYLRANGKPRSIDDLSAHQAIIYRRSGRVRPWLFPLGDQPPREIMPSGRLRLDDMEAIADAATQGMGLAWLPYWLVRERLNTGALVDLFTGQPEFLYDCHALWPRSPRLPPKVRAAVNTLAAALPKLTT
- a CDS encoding zinc-dependent alcohol dehydrogenase family protein, whose protein sequence is MARVVRLHQHGGPEVLRIETVDVPPPAKSEVQIRIKALGLNRAEALLRRGTYIETATFPSGLGLEAAGLVEAVGEGVADFVAGDAVSIVPPLSMVRWPAYAELATFPAELVVKHPPELGFETAAAVWMQYLTAYGALVDIAGLGRGDVVAITAASSSVGLAAIQIANRIGAVPVALTRTSVKRRALRDVGAAHVIASDEEDIEARLAEIAGANGVRVVFDAVGGPAFEPLTAAMSPGGVLIEYGGLSPAPTPFPLANVLSKSLMLRGYLVHEVIRDPARLAGAKAFILDGLSDGTLKPIIARTFQFDEIVEAHRFLESNTQFGKIVVTI
- a CDS encoding ABC transporter substrate-binding protein — encoded protein: MLFSRRLMLGLAMAGSLAGALTFPAMAEGPTEIDLFFPVPVDGKLARDMGTLIKEFNEGHPNIKATAVYTGSYDDTLIKTRAAIKAGKPPSAVIMSANFLLDMQIENELTNLDPLIAADGTTKEQFLGQFFPALQGNAVINRSVYGVPFHNSTPLLYINADKAKEAGLDPSKPPQTWAELTDWAKKLTKREGDKVTQWGIAIPCAYDYCGWMMETLTMSNGGRYYNEEFGGEVYYDTPSMLGALSWWNDLVYKHKVHAPGATPGPAVSTSFISGNAAMMMLSTGSLTYVRDNAKFAYKVAFIPRNVRNAVPIGGASLIVPAGLEADKQKAAWTLIKWMTSPEKSGWWSRATGYFAPNMAAYKTPDMVDFLNKNPDAKTAVEQLDVAKPWFATYKTVPVRKNLEDEVMLVLNGKKQPKEALAAAQKAADETLKPYNAETSLKLP